In one window of Arachis ipaensis cultivar K30076 chromosome B06, Araip1.1, whole genome shotgun sequence DNA:
- the LOC107605631 gene encoding ubiquitin-like protein 5 has translation MIEVVLNDRLGKKVRVKCNDDDTIGDLKKLVAAQTGTRADKIRIQKWYTIYKDHITLKDYEIHDGMGLELYYN, from the coding sequence ATGATCGAGGTGGTTCTGAACGATCGATTGGGGAAGAAGGTCCGCGTGAAATGCAACGATGACGACACCATCGGAGACCTGAAGAAGCTGGTTGCAGCTCAGACAGGAACGAGGGCCGACAAGATTCGCATCCAGAAGTGGTACACCATCTACAAGGATCATATCACCCTCAAAGATTACGAGATCCACGACGGCATGGGCCTCGAGCTCTACTACAACTAA